One window of Dysidea avara chromosome 11, odDysAvar1.4, whole genome shotgun sequence genomic DNA carries:
- the LOC136239143 gene encoding perilipin-2-like → MSIVQESPQTTRDWFWAIPLVSSAYDTVTSVYEGTRDRNVLTRFTIGTAESSVRLAGRCASPLVNKLESRFEKPLTAADGYALRKLQEVEAIYPVIMKPTDEVFAQSKEALMGTWERSSQRVADYQAVKLIGSGISAGSTVVGSTIKLGQQGINSTIDAGRRSINAANNLVGMGVDRCLDVTETVVKYVLPEQEDKDLLDEPLLSSDTTDSAKKVRRRRRQQRRQRRELRKARRSRLLKSNEKTWAGRLDRAQDIVTTTVDRSGDKVCDYLEWPMEQVEFLRTLRVARAAATAYEVILEYLEDAGDRIKAINPLKMKQKKLNLLTDSDEDESSIGVLDSLKIKAFSLLIDYVDIPVYLAIYFYQVTTGTTAGLFELGISMTTQVYNEGRKIAIINTVLSKATDLKDVILEMLGIVESSKGRTPPVSSKTMTVTISAHDDTPVVEDVHHSDHSRTSSYEGSSDENDDD, encoded by the exons ATGAGTATCGTTCAGGAATCACCCCAGACCACTCGCGACTGGTTTTGGGCCATACCACTTGTCTCGTCTGCCTACGACACTGTGACGAGCGTTTATGAGGGCACCAGGGATAGGAACGTGTTGACTCGCTTCACCATTGGTACGGCGGAGTCGTCTGTAAGATTGGCAGGTCGCTGTGCTTCCCCGCTGGTGAACAAGTTGGAGAGCAGATTTGAAAAGCCTC TGACAGCCGCTGATGGGTACGCGTTAAGGAAACTTCAAGAGGTAGAGGCCATCTATCCAGTGATAATGAAGCCCACCGATGAG GTGTTTGCTCAGAGCAAAGAGGCGTTGATGGGGACTTGGGAGCGAAGCTCTCAACGAGTTGCTGACTATCAAGCAGTTAAGTTGATTGGTAGTGGAATTTCTGCTGGTAGCACAGTAGTTGGATCAACAATCAAACTCGGTCAACAAGGAATCAACTCTACAATCGATGCTGGACGCAGAAGTATCAACGCAGCCAATAACCTAGTTGGGATGGGTGTTGATCGATGTCTTGATGTCACTGAGACTGTAGTGAAATATGTTCTACCAGAACAAGAAGACAAGGACTTACTGGATGAACCTCTCCTGTCCTCTGATACTACTGATAGTGCTAAGAAGGTACGTCGTCGCCGTAGGCAACAGAGACGTCAACGTCGTGAGTTGCGTAAGGCACGAAGGAGTCGCCTTCTGAAATCCAACGAGA AAACTTGGGCTGGCAGGTTGGATCGTGCTCAAGACATTGTTACAACTACCGTTGATCGTAGTGGTGACAAGGTGTGTGACTATCTGGAGTGGCCTATGGAACAAGTAGAATTCCTCAGGACG CTAAGAGTGGCTAGAGCTGCAGCAACTGCTTATGAGGTCATCCTGGAGTATCTAGAAGATGCTGGTGATAGGATTAAGGCCATTAACCCTCTGAAGATGAAACAAAAGAAACTAAACCTCTTGACAGACAGTGATGAAGATGAATCA AGTATAGGAGTTTTGGATTCTCTCAAGATCAAGGCATTTTCGCTACTCATTGATTATGTTGACATACCTGTTTACCTGGCGATATACTTTTACCAAGTTACCACGGGAACAACTGCTGGACTGTTTGAACTTGGCATCTCCATGACAACACAAGTGTACAATGAAGGTCGGAAGATAGCTATCATCAATACTGTTTTGTCTAAGGCCACTGACCTGAAGGATGTTATACTGGAAATG TTGGGAATTGTGGAGTCCAGTAAGGGTCGTACACCACCAGTTAGCAGCAAGACAATGACGGTCACTATTTCAGCTCATGATGATACTCCAGTCGTTGAGGATGTTCACCATAGTGATCACTCTAGGACTAGTAGTTATGAGGGATCATCTGATGAGAATGATGATGACTAA